The DNA segment AAGAAGGTAGATAATATGATGAAGGAATGGTCTTTAGATGTTTTATACAAGGGATATGATGATGAAGCGTTCATCCGTGATTTTAAAAAGATGGATGCCATGATACAGACCTGCTCACAGAGGGCGGATACTCTGTCCCATGAGGATGAGGTGCAGACATTGCATGATCTGCTGGCAATGCTGGAAGAATTTCATATACTTGCCGATAAGCTGGGACACTTTATTTCTTTGAAGCAGTCAACGAATACATCGGATGGGGAAACAGTTTCCCTAATGAATCAGTATGCGAAAAAATGCAGCGGTATTACCAAGGCGAATGCTAAGTTCAACCGTTATGTGGCTGAAATCGAAAACCTGGATGCCTGTATCAAACAGGATGATCTGTTACGGGAGTACAGCTATCTGCTGCATACGATCAAAGAGGACAGTAAGTATCTGCTGAGTGATGATGTAGAGGAAGTCCTGTCAAAAATGAATATCAGCGGTGGTGATGCCTGGGCAAATCTTCAGGAATACCTGACAAGCATTGTAGAGGTTGACTATAACGGTGAAAAAGCAACCCTATCACAGATTCGCAATAAGGCTTATGACAGTGATGCATCCGTGCGGAAAGCTGCTTATGAGGCTGAATTAAAGGCATACGATAAAATACGGGATGCCGTTGCCTTTTCTCTGAACAGTATCAAGGCGCAGGTACTGAGTGAATGCGAGCTTCGCGGCTTTGCTTCTCCGCTTGCCATGACACTGCACAATTCTCATATGAAACAGGAAACCCTGGATGCATTGCTGGAAACAATGCAGACCTATATGCCGAAATTTCATGCTTATCTGAAACGGAAGGCAGAGCTTCTGGGATATACGAACGGGCTTCCATGGTACGAGCTGTTTGCTCCGCTGGGAGAGGACTCCAAAACCTACAGTGTCGAGGAGGCCAAGGAGTATCTGTTAAAGCACTTCCGCCCGTTTGCGGATGACATGGCGGATATGATGGAGCGCGCCTTTGATGAAAGCTGGATTGATTTCTTTCCACGCAAGGGAAAGGTCGGCGGTGCCTTCTGTGCAAATTTAAGCAGTGTAAAGCAGAGCCGTGTATTGACAAACTATGACGGAGCACTCGGTGATATCGTTACCCTGGCACATGAGCTGGGACATGCCTATCACGGCATGATGATTGAGGATCACCGCCCGCTGAATACCGACTATTCAATGCCTGTCGCAGAAACGGCTTCCACCTTTAATGAAAACATCATTATGAATGCCGCAATCGAAGAAGCGAACGGAAAGGAAAAAATCACTCTGATTGAAAATCAGCTGCAGGATTTGACGCAGGTCATCTGTGATATCTATTCCCGTTTCCTCTTTGAAAAAACGGTGTTTGAAAAAAGAGCCGACAGCTTTATGTTTGCGGATGAGCTGGAAGCAATTATGGTGGAAACACAAAAGCAGGCATATGGAGATGGATTGGATCCAAACTACCTGCATCCGTATATGTGGATTTGTAAATCCCATTACTATTCCAGCGGTCTGAGCTTTTATAACTTCCCATACGCCTTCGGTGCCCTGTTCGCAAGAGGTTTGGTTGTAAAATATCAGCAGGAAAAGGAAGCCTTTGTTCCGAAATACCGCGAGCTGTTAAAGGCAACCACAGTTTCCAGTGTGGAGGATGTTGCCGCAATGGCAGACATCGATTTGTGTGATAAGGCATTCTGGACAAGCTGTCTGGAAACCTGCGCACAGCGTATTGATGAATTTCTGGAGCTGACAAAGTAAAAGGTACAAAAAGCAATTCCCGAATTTTCAAGGAATTGCTTTTTCTTGTTGCTATTCATATTGCCTCTGTATCCGGTATACGTCGAGCAAGTATCTCCAGCTTATGCTTCGCTCGAATACTCTATTTTGCCCTGTAGATTGTGTAACCCTCATAGTAATAGCTGGTATCAATGCCTTTCCTATAGACCTCTTGGTCATAGCTTTTGTCCGTATGAGCCGCTTTCAGCAGGTATTTTAACTCCACGCCCTTTTTTAGGCTGCGTTCCATAGTGAGAAGATTATCCTCTTTATCAACCATGCTCCAATCAATGTCCTGACTAAGCTCTTTTTTTAAAGGCTGCATCCATCCAGCTTCCGCTTATCTTTCCTCCAATTCGTGCAAGCTCGACTGAATCTGTGATACATAATTCATTTAAGTGTCATATCATCGTTCCTCCTTTGTATAAATATCTTTGTAAGACATGAAGTCGTGATAATCTGTTACTCTTTACAATTCACACAAATAAAGGATAGTAAAGATATAGCGCATAAGCACCCTTCTTATTTTACTGTTTTCAGGATATCTGAAGTAGATTAGAAGCTACACCTGCTGAATCATTCAACACAAAGCAGAGCAAATGCAACACTTCTAATTCTAATGTATTTGTGAATCCATATCCTATTTACATGTATACAAAGCATCATTTTTGTAAGTTACCTTCACAAGCTGACAGGCAATACCGCTTAGATCAATACCATGCACAGCACCATAAAAAAACCATGTTCTGGGAGAAACATGGTTTTTTTAAAGAAAAAGGATTAAAGTAAGGCCGGCTGGTAACAGCCTTACCATTATGGTATTGCAGATAGTATTATGATAGTTAAATTGGTCTTTTTTATCTGCAATGTTATTATATAACTGTTAAAATAGTAAAATCTTGTTATCTTTAGCAATAATTTGCAGTTAGCATTCTTTTCTACTTATCATCGAATGAATTTTTATACATTTTCGGTGTCAGCCCTGTATACTTCTTGAATATTTTCGTAAAGTAGTTCTGTCCCTGAAAGCCCACCTCGTATGCAATTTCCTTAATGCGCTTCCCGCTTTTTAACAGCTCCTTACTCGCCTCCACACGCCGCTCACTGACCAGCTCGGTAAAGGTTTTATGCAATGAAGTATTCAACAGCTTACTGAGATAAAACGGGGATATCTGAAGGGCATCCGCCATATCGCTCAATGTAATCTGCCTGCGGTAATTGGCATCGATATAACGCACTGCCTGACGCACCAGCTGATTCGTATTGCGGAAGCGTTCCTCAACAATGGGATCATACAGACGATGCATCTGCATATGCAGATAGAGCGGTACCTCCTGATGAATATTCGTACTGATCTGCAAGGGAACGATCTCAATCCCCTGCAAATCGATATGTACATATTCCTCCTGTAAAGCGCTGCGCAGCTTTGCGAATAACGCACTGACTTCCTGTACGATCTGAGCACGCTCATGCGGAATCAGTGTCAGACATAGCTGATGAATAGCCTTCTTCAGCCCTTCCTCATCCATTTTCTGAAAGATGATCAAAAACTGTGCAACAATTTTATCCAGATCTATATCCGTACTGCCCTTTCCCTCATGATCCTGCAGAAGCTGTACACTCACCGACTCTATGCTTCCAATCCGCTCTCTTGCCATTTGAAAGGAATGGTGAAACAATGCAAGCTCATTTACGATTGGCCCAATACCAAACTCAAAGGTATCTGCTCTCAGCTTTTCGATATAGTCTTCCAGATGCTGAATATCCTCCTGAACGATGGCACGCTCTGCCAGGATAAAAAATATCTGCAGTTCATGAAACAGCTCCTTCAGGCAGCGAAAGCCAAGCTGTTTGAACCCAGAGGATACCGTTTCCATATAGCTTTGATCATAATGGGAGGAATGGATGATAAAGCAGAAGCCACTGCAAATACGCGGACTCAAAAGACGCAGATTCTTACGCAGAACAAGCTCATCCTCATCGGATAATATCGCAAACAGACATTCATTCTCAACAACAGGTGTGATTTTTTCTATTTTCTCCAGCAAATCGCTTTGATGCTTTTTTTCATTCTGCTTCTGTGTAAGATGCTCCATTGTCTTATGCAGAGCCTCCTTCAGATGGTCAATCGTATACGGCTTTAATATAAAATCCTCAACCCCAAGACGTATTGCTTCCTGTGCATATTCAAAGTAATTATAGGAGGACAGAATCAGAAAGCCGACTTCACTTTCCGTCTTACGAATCCGGCGGATAACCTCCAGACCGTTAATTCCCGGAATATTGATATCCGCTAGAATGATATCCGGATGATATTCCTCAAACATCGTCAGGGCCTCTTTCCCGTTTTTAGCCGCATACAGCTCCCTGCATTCGGGAAAGCTGTCCTGAATAATCTTATACAGCGTTTCCCGTTCAATTTGTTCATCCTCGATGATCATGATTTTATACATAACCGTTCTCCTTCAAATCAATCTGTATATTGATTTCAAATCCGCAATCCTCAAGACTGTTTACAATAATACGCACAGCATCACCATAGAAGGCCTTTAAACGCCTTGTGACATTATAAAGACCCAGGTGGGAACGTTCATCACTCCCCATACGAAAATCGTTTAGAATAAGCTTTTCCAGCTCATCCGCAGGCATCCCTTTGCCATTATCACTTACAGAGATCATAATGTCGTTATGCAGCAGACTGACCTCGATGACGACCTCCCCATCCTCAATCGTATCCTGAAGACCATGAGATACCGCATTCTCCACAAGCGGCTGTAAAACCATCGTCGGCATTGGAATATCCGGCAGATCGTCTTCCACATCCATCAAAAAACGTATCCTGTCACCATATCGCTTCTCCTGGATATAATTATAATTTTGAATTGCCTTGATTTCCTTTTTCAAAGAACTTATTTTACTGGCATTGTCCAACCCATAGCGCAGAAGCTGACTGGTTCTCTCCATCAGCTCACTTGTTTCATACGCTCCCTCACTATATGCCTTTTTATAAATCATATTCAGCGTATTGAACAGGAAATGCGGATTGATCTGATTTTGCAGAATGCGCAGCTCACTCTGTGCCAGCAGCTCATCCTTTTTCAGATTCTCGTTTTGCTGTTCCAGAACACGGCGCTCCAGCCTTGCCTTTTCGTTTTCATACTGGATATTCTTTTCAATACTGTCTGCCATATCCTCCAGAGCTAGACAAAGGACATTCATTTCCTTATTCGTATTGGAAATTTGTGTAAGATCATATTCCCCCTTTTTAATACGGTTCATATTATTGATCACCTTTTCCAGCGGATCGGTAATTGATTTAATCGTGGAAATAGAGAAATAAATCATCCACACAATCAGATAGAGGATAAAAAACAGAGAAACAAGCTGCATCGTCTTCTGATTGCTGTTAACAGCCGCCTTCTG comes from the Erysipelotrichaceae bacterium 66202529 genome and includes:
- a CDS encoding sensor histidine kinase, translating into MWNKSKSFRSKIMNYNLMLIVVIVLVCTTYVLINDRTIRKYNSTYTTYNELNQFYDNLKNLNDALQVYLYSPDDVNYNTFHRYRLVLENNLEKVKESLKNQDHVWRFELLNNMVNGYMAQAELVIASDLQQEKEFSGKYQELLYDYDLINKTASEYYGLATQDMQLQKAAVNSNQKTMQLVSLFFILYLIVWMIYFSISTIKSITDPLEKVINNMNRIKKGEYDLTQISNTNKEMNVLCLALEDMADSIEKNIQYENEKARLERRVLEQQNENLKKDELLAQSELRILQNQINPHFLFNTLNMIYKKAYSEGAYETSELMERTSQLLRYGLDNASKISSLKKEIKAIQNYNYIQEKRYGDRIRFLMDVEDDLPDIPMPTMVLQPLVENAVSHGLQDTIEDGEVVIEVSLLHNDIMISVSDNGKGMPADELEKLILNDFRMGSDERSHLGLYNVTRRLKAFYGDAVRIIVNSLEDCGFEINIQIDLKENGYV
- a CDS encoding cell filamentation protein; translation: MQPLKKELSQDIDWSMVDKEDNLLTMERSLKKGVELKYLLKAAHTDKSYDQEVYRKGIDTSYYYEGYTIYRAK
- a CDS encoding peptidase M3, which gives rise to MKEWSLDVLYKGYDDEAFIRDFKKMDAMIQTCSQRADTLSHEDEVQTLHDLLAMLEEFHILADKLGHFISLKQSTNTSDGETVSLMNQYAKKCSGITKANAKFNRYVAEIENLDACIKQDDLLREYSYLLHTIKEDSKYLLSDDVEEVLSKMNISGGDAWANLQEYLTSIVEVDYNGEKATLSQIRNKAYDSDASVRKAAYEAELKAYDKIRDAVAFSLNSIKAQVLSECELRGFASPLAMTLHNSHMKQETLDALLETMQTYMPKFHAYLKRKAELLGYTNGLPWYELFAPLGEDSKTYSVEEAKEYLLKHFRPFADDMADMMERAFDESWIDFFPRKGKVGGAFCANLSSVKQSRVLTNYDGALGDIVTLAHELGHAYHGMMIEDHRPLNTDYSMPVAETASTFNENIIMNAAIEEANGKEKITLIENQLQDLTQVICDIYSRFLFEKTVFEKRADSFMFADELEAIMVETQKQAYGDGLDPNYLHPYMWICKSHYYSSGLSFYNFPYAFGALFARGLVVKYQQEKEAFVPKYRELLKATTVSSVEDVAAMADIDLCDKAFWTSCLETCAQRIDEFLELTK
- a CDS encoding response regulator; amino-acid sequence: MYKIMIIEDEQIERETLYKIIQDSFPECRELYAAKNGKEALTMFEEYHPDIILADINIPGINGLEVIRRIRKTESEVGFLILSSYNYFEYAQEAIRLGVEDFILKPYTIDHLKEALHKTMEHLTQKQNEKKHQSDLLEKIEKITPVVENECLFAILSDEDELVLRKNLRLLSPRICSGFCFIIHSSHYDQSYMETVSSGFKQLGFRCLKELFHELQIFFILAERAIVQEDIQHLEDYIEKLRADTFEFGIGPIVNELALFHHSFQMARERIGSIESVSVQLLQDHEGKGSTDIDLDKIVAQFLIIFQKMDEEGLKKAIHQLCLTLIPHERAQIVQEVSALFAKLRSALQEEYVHIDLQGIEIVPLQISTNIHQEVPLYLHMQMHRLYDPIVEERFRNTNQLVRQAVRYIDANYRRQITLSDMADALQISPFYLSKLLNTSLHKTFTELVSERRVEASKELLKSGKRIKEIAYEVGFQGQNYFTKIFKKYTGLTPKMYKNSFDDK